The genomic DNA CGCGCCGAGAGCGGCAACCCGGATCTGACCCACGACGAGGAGGTCGCCGCCTCCGAGGCCGCGCACGGCGACCGGAACGCCGCGCTGGCGCACTTCATGGCGTCCTACGGCAACATCGACAACCCCGTACCGGTGCTCCTGGACCAGTACTTCCGCCAGTGCTCCGTCGCCGCGTCCTGCGCCGACCTCGCCCTGGCCACCGGCTTCCTGGCCCGGCACGGCATCCGCGCCGACGGCACCCGGCTGCTCAGCCGCAGCCGGGCCAAGCAGATCAACGCGGTGATGCTGACCTGCGGGACCTACGACGCGGCCGGCGACTTCGCGCACCGGGTGGGCCTGCCGGGCAAGAGCGGGGTGGGCGGCGGCATCATCGCGGTCGTGCCGGGGCACTGCACGCTGTGCGTGTGGAGCCCCGGCCTGGACGAGCGGGGCAATTCGGTGGCCGGGGTGGCGGCCCTGGACCGCTTCACGACGCTCACGGGTCTGTCGGTGTTCTGAACGCGTGCGGCGTTTCCGTCAACTGCCGTCGTCCCGTACGAGCTTGAGCCGCAGGGCGAGCGCCATCACGCCCGCGCCGAGCCCCGCGACACCGAGGATCGCGCCCGTCTCCGGCCAGCCCGGAGTGTCCTCGGCCGGCTTCGCCGCGCTCACCGCCGAGGGCACGGCCTGCGGTCCGTGCGGTGCCCGGTCGCCCTCGGGGACCAGCGAGCCCACCGGGTCGACCTCGCCGGCCGCCTCGAAGCCCCAGTCGAGCAGTGCCCGGGCCTCCTCGTACACGGCGTGGCCGCCGCCCTCCTGAGGGTTCATCACCGTGACGACCAGGGTCCGTCCGTCGCGGCGGGCGGCGGCGATGAGCGTGTTTCCCGCGTTGCTGGTGTAGCCGTTCTTCACCCCGATCAGCCCCGGGTACGCCTCCACGCCGTCGGCCCCGGTGAGCAGCCGGTTGGTGTTCATGATCCCGTACGAGCTCCCGTCGCGGCCGGGGAACATCGCGTCGACCTTGCCGCAGTACCGCGCGAAGTCGGGACGCCGCAGCCCCTCCCGGCCGAAGACGGCCAGGTCGTACGCGGAGGAGACCTGCCCCGGGGCGTCGTAGCCGTCGGGCGAGCGGACGTGGGTGTCGCGGGCGCCGAGCGCGCGGGCCTCGGCCTGCATCCGGGCCGCCGTGGCGCTCCAGCCGCCGGTGAGCGAGGCGAGGACGTGCACGGCGTCGTTCCCGGAGTTGAGGAAGACGCCGTTCCACAGGTCGGAGACGCGGTACGTCTGGCCCTCGACGACACCGACCAGGCTGCTGCCCGGACCGATGCCGGACAGGTCCTCGGGGTCCACCTCGTGCCGGATGCCGCCCGGCAGGGCGGGCAGTACCGTGAGCGCGAACAGCGTCTTGAGGGTGCTGGCGGGCGGCAGCTCGCGGTGCGCGTCGTGCGCCGCCAGCACGTCGCCCGTACCGGCGTCGGCCACGACCCAGGACAGGGCGGAGACATCGGGGACCCGGGGCGCCGCGGGGTGCGGCCGGACCTGGGTGCCGGAGCGGTGCGGCGGCGACGCCCCGGCCGCCGCCGCACCGCCGGGCGGAGCCGGGTCGGGCCGCACCGCGCCGGCGGCAGCGGTGGCGGGCACGAGCGTCAGCAGCCCTGCCGCGCAGAGCATGCAGGTGGATCGAACCGCCCGGGATGAGAATCCGATAGTCATACCGCAAACGTAGGAACGGCCCCCCGCACCGCCACGCTGACCGGGCCGGGTCCGCCCCGCAAACACCCGGATGCCGTAGCGGCGGTGGCGGGGCGGTGTCAGCCGGTGGGCAGCGTCGGCCGGACCTGCCGCAGGAACGTGGCGTTGTCCGGCGTCCGGCGCAGCCGCTCCAGCAGGGTCTCCAGGCCGGACTGTCCGTCCCGGGTTCCCAGGGCCCGCCGCAGCCCGTGCACGGCGGTCGCCTCGGCGCCGGACAGCAGGAGCTCCTCGCGCCGGGTGCCCGAGCCGACCAGCTCGACGGCCGGGAAGACCCGACGGGAGGCCGGCTCCCGGCTCAGCCGCAGTTCCATGTTGCCTGTGCTCTTCAGCTCCTCGAAGTAGAAGTCGTCGGCACGCGAGCCGGTCTCCACCAGGGCGGTGGCGAGGATGGTGAGGGAACCGCCCTCCTCCGCCTTGCGGGCCGCGCCGAAGAACCGCTTGGGCCCCAGCAGCGCCCCGGCGTCGACGCCGCCGCTGAGCGTGCGGCCGCCGGAGGAGGCGGCGTTGTTGTGCGCCCTGCACAGCCGGGTGAGGGAGTCGAGGAGGATCACGACGTCCTCCCCGGCCTCGACGAGCCGCTTGGCCCGCTCGATCACCAGCTCGGCGAGCGCGATGTGCTGCTTGGCGCTCTGGTCGAAGGTCGAGGA from Streptomyces sp. CB09001 includes the following:
- a CDS encoding serine hydrolase, coding for MTIGFSSRAVRSTCMLCAAGLLTLVPATAAAGAVRPDPAPPGGAAAAGASPPHRSGTQVRPHPAAPRVPDVSALSWVVADAGTGDVLAAHDAHRELPPASTLKTLFALTVLPALPGGIRHEVDPEDLSGIGPGSSLVGVVEGQTYRVSDLWNGVFLNSGNDAVHVLASLTGGWSATAARMQAEARALGARDTHVRSPDGYDAPGQVSSAYDLAVFGREGLRRPDFARYCGKVDAMFPGRDGSSYGIMNTNRLLTGADGVEAYPGLIGVKNGYTSNAGNTLIAAARRDGRTLVVTVMNPQEGGGHAVYEEARALLDWGFEAAGEVDPVGSLVPEGDRAPHGPQAVPSAVSAAKPAEDTPGWPETGAILGVAGLGAGVMALALRLKLVRDDGS
- the rho gene encoding transcription termination factor Rho; this encodes MTTTLEHPPVQQSPAQIASGVLDIEAGGRGRLRGRNLQPEPADPALSPALIRRHGLRRGDLVEGVCGDRRTLTDVVRVNGRTPDRQGKRRHFADLTPLHPHERLRFEHPAAGLAGRVTDLIAPVGKGQRGLIVAPPKTGKTVLLQQIAAAVAGNHPEARLMVVLLDERPEEVTDMRRSVRGEVYSSTFDQSAKQHIALAELVIERAKRLVEAGEDVVILLDSLTRLCRAHNNAASSGGRTLSGGVDAGALLGPKRFFGAARKAEEGGSLTILATALVETGSRADDFYFEELKSTGNMELRLSREPASRRVFPAVELVGSGTRREELLLSGAEATAVHGLRRALGTRDGQSGLETLLERLRRTPDNATFLRQVRPTLPTG
- a CDS encoding glutaminase; this encodes MPIMSTPTTFRPVLERIAEENERTPGSGRPADYIPALAARDPRRFGMAVAELDGTVYGVGDWREPFSAQSLTKVFTLALDLAREGDALWAHVGREPSGNPFNSLVQLEYENGIPRNPFINAGALVVTDRLHTRTGDAAGELLAFLRAESGNPDLTHDEEVAASEAAHGDRNAALAHFMASYGNIDNPVPVLLDQYFRQCSVAASCADLALATGFLARHGIRADGTRLLSRSRAKQINAVMLTCGTYDAAGDFAHRVGLPGKSGVGGGIIAVVPGHCTLCVWSPGLDERGNSVAGVAALDRFTTLTGLSVF